From one bacterium genomic stretch:
- a CDS encoding HAD-IC family P-type ATPase — EISPGLGLRGRVAGARVAVGSPAYAREIGIGAEALRASIDEAARDGESAVVVAIDGVAAGTIAVSDPPKDDAAQTVARLREMGFSVAMLTGDARPTAAAVAARLGIEDVIAEVLPDKKAERIAQLQDEGRVVAMVGDGINDAPALARADLGIALSSGTDVAIESADLAIVGPRLMTVVTSIEISRRTLSAIRQNLFFAFIYNVVGIPLAAGGFYLLTGGPLPPTFAAAAMAASSISVISNSLRLRRAFTRAPEDTGTRTAAVAGAEA; from the coding sequence CGAGATCTCGCCGGGGCTCGGCCTTCGCGGGCGCGTCGCCGGCGCGCGCGTCGCGGTTGGATCGCCCGCATACGCGCGCGAAATCGGCATCGGCGCCGAGGCGCTGCGGGCGTCGATCGACGAGGCGGCGCGCGACGGGGAATCGGCCGTCGTCGTGGCGATCGACGGCGTCGCCGCCGGAACGATCGCCGTCTCCGATCCGCCCAAGGACGACGCGGCGCAAACGGTCGCGCGGCTTAGGGAGATGGGTTTTTCGGTCGCGATGCTGACGGGCGACGCGCGGCCGACCGCGGCTGCCGTTGCCGCGCGCCTGGGTATCGAGGACGTGATCGCGGAGGTTTTGCCCGACAAGAAGGCCGAGCGGATCGCGCAATTGCAGGACGAGGGCCGCGTTGTCGCGATGGTCGGCGACGGCATCAACGATGCGCCCGCACTGGCGCGCGCGGATCTGGGTATCGCGCTTTCCAGCGGGACCGACGTGGCGATCGAATCCGCGGACCTTGCGATCGTCGGGCCTCGGCTGATGACGGTCGTGACATCGATCGAGATCTCGCGGCGCACGCTATCGGCGATCCGGCAAAATCTCTTCTTTGCGTTCATTTACAATGTCGTCGGGATCCCGTTGGCGGCGGGCGGATTCTATCTGCTGACGGGAGGTCCGCTGCCGCCCACGTTCGCCGCGGCGGCGATGGCGGCCAGCTCCATTTCCGTCATTTCGAATTCACTGCGGTTGCGCCGCGCGTTCACGCGCGCGCCGGAAGACACCGGTACGCGCACGGCGGCGGTCGCCGGCGCCGAGGCGTGA
- a CDS encoding tyrosine-type recombinase/integrase produces MALTTSVSQFIDACRDSMRLSEKTVRAYRYDLLQFAGYVKGRAVDAIDSTHVEKYLQQLSDVDGLKPASLRRKLMTLKAFFGFFENLGGIGTNPTVGVVAGVTATRPMPKILNIGDVERLLDYLEAEVERLAERQEDAGARDVLLYRNAIRDRAVIELLFASGMRVGELAALDIGGLNLAKRTLCVVGRQSRERVLHIDSDRTIAALRRYKATREPANAAEPALFLNRFGGRLSIFAVENIFDRARKAAGIRRRVTPHVLRHTLATMLLNSGRPVADVQDILGHSSSITTHLYGDIAPKRQKRLLENFDTGGRLSVRVVAKDVRD; encoded by the coding sequence TTGGCACTGACTACGTCCGTTTCGCAATTCATCGACGCCTGCCGGGACTCGATGCGCCTTTCCGAAAAAACGGTTCGCGCGTATCGGTACGACCTTCTGCAGTTCGCGGGGTACGTCAAGGGCCGCGCGGTGGATGCGATCGATTCAACGCACGTCGAGAAATATTTGCAGCAATTATCGGACGTTGACGGCCTGAAACCCGCGTCGCTCCGGCGAAAGCTGATGACGCTTAAGGCGTTTTTCGGTTTCTTCGAGAATCTGGGCGGCATCGGCACAAATCCGACAGTCGGCGTCGTCGCGGGCGTGACGGCCACGCGCCCGATGCCCAAGATCCTGAACATCGGCGATGTCGAGCGCCTCCTCGATTATCTCGAGGCCGAGGTCGAGCGCCTGGCCGAGCGCCAGGAAGACGCCGGCGCGCGCGACGTGCTGCTTTATCGCAACGCCATACGCGATCGCGCCGTGATCGAGCTGCTTTTCGCCTCGGGTATGCGTGTCGGTGAACTGGCCGCGCTCGATATCGGCGGCCTCAATCTCGCGAAACGGACGTTGTGCGTCGTCGGACGTCAATCGCGCGAACGCGTCTTGCACATCGACAGCGACAGAACGATCGCGGCACTCCGGCGCTACAAGGCCACCCGGGAGCCGGCGAACGCGGCCGAGCCGGCGCTGTTTCTGAACCGTTTCGGCGGGCGCCTTTCCATTTTCGCCGTCGAGAACATCTTCGATCGCGCACGCAAGGCCGCCGGCATCCGGCGCCGCGTCACGCCGCACGTTTTGCGTCACACGCTGGCGACGATGTTATTGAACAGCGGCCGCCCGGTCGCCGACGTGCAGGATATCCTCGGTCACAGTTCTTCGATCACGACGCACCTCTACGGCGACATCGCGCCCAAGCGCCAGAAACGGCTGCTCGAAAATTTTGACACAGGCGGGCGCTTGTCGGTCCGCGTGGTCGCCAAGGACGTAAGGGACTGA
- the ptsP gene encoding phosphoenolpyruvate--protein phosphotransferase, with product MTRTLRGAVGSPGIAVGLAYAIDRGKLKVPMRMVLPEMTLFETGRFRNAVNECRDQLDMLLARDMPDEHRQILEAHMHWVEDRELAAQIEQIIESERINAEWAVKKLFDNLKATLTTDEESLREARANMYDEISSRLLRNLMGLHQDSMESLPVGVVLIAHNVAPSDMAVIDFRSVEGIAMDMGGPTSHTCILARGMEIPVVVALERATSTIQTGDVVILDAVEGKVIVHPTIEQVDEYQEKSRRIDEEARELLKLKDRPTQTADGTPVRLWANLELPQEIELMRRYGIHDVGLFRSEFICMGRGGVAGEEEQYRIYSDLLRAIGKDHIVTIRTFDFGLDKVASDIGLPPEANPAMGLRAVRYCLRREDVFKDQLRALLRASVRGRLRIMFPMISGLGELREVKGVLEEVRQELELEGIEYADDIETGIMIEIPSAALIADALAKEVRFFGIGTNDLIQYALAVDRGNENVAELYRQTHPAVLRLVKMAVDAAGKAGIQAFMCGEMAGDIQMTMLLIGLGVRHLSSNPPALLRVKKLLRRIDVARAERFAAQVMALDTVEEIGAFMAAELMREYPDVFDQYNWTIR from the coding sequence GTGACGCGAACGTTGCGCGGCGCGGTCGGATCGCCCGGGATCGCCGTCGGCCTGGCCTACGCGATTGATCGCGGCAAGCTCAAGGTTCCCATGCGGATGGTGTTGCCGGAGATGACGCTCTTCGAGACCGGGCGCTTTCGCAACGCCGTCAATGAGTGCCGCGACCAGCTCGACATGCTGCTGGCGCGCGACATGCCCGACGAGCACCGGCAGATCCTCGAGGCGCACATGCACTGGGTCGAGGATCGCGAGCTGGCCGCGCAAATCGAGCAGATCATCGAATCCGAGCGCATCAACGCCGAGTGGGCCGTCAAGAAGCTCTTCGACAACCTCAAGGCCACCCTGACGACCGACGAGGAGTCGCTGCGCGAGGCGCGCGCAAACATGTACGACGAAATCAGTTCGCGCCTTCTGCGGAATCTCATGGGCCTGCACCAGGACTCGATGGAGTCGCTGCCGGTCGGCGTCGTCCTCATCGCGCACAACGTCGCGCCAAGCGACATGGCGGTCATCGATTTTCGCAGCGTCGAGGGCATCGCCATGGACATGGGCGGCCCGACAAGCCACACCTGCATCCTCGCCCGCGGCATGGAGATCCCCGTCGTTGTCGCTCTCGAACGCGCCACCTCGACCATCCAGACGGGCGATGTCGTCATCCTGGACGCCGTCGAGGGCAAGGTGATCGTCCATCCCACGATCGAGCAGGTTGACGAATACCAGGAAAAATCGCGACGGATCGACGAGGAGGCGCGCGAGCTTCTGAAGCTGAAGGACCGCCCCACGCAGACCGCCGACGGCACGCCGGTCCGCCTGTGGGCGAATCTGGAACTGCCGCAGGAAATCGAACTGATGCGCCGCTACGGCATCCACGATGTCGGCCTGTTCCGCAGCGAGTTCATCTGCATGGGGCGCGGCGGCGTGGCCGGCGAGGAAGAACAGTACCGCATCTATTCCGATCTGCTGCGCGCGATCGGCAAGGACCACATCGTCACGATTCGCACCTTCGATTTCGGCCTCGACAAGGTCGCTTCGGACATCGGCTTGCCGCCCGAGGCCAACCCCGCGATGGGCCTTCGCGCCGTCCGCTATTGCCTGCGCCGCGAGGATGTCTTCAAGGATCAGCTGCGCGCGCTGTTGCGCGCCTCCGTGCGCGGGCGCCTGCGCATCATGTTCCCGATGATCTCCGGCCTGGGGGAATTGCGCGAGGTGAAAGGCGTGCTCGAAGAGGTTCGCCAGGAACTCGAACTCGAGGGCATCGAATACGCCGACGATATCGAAACCGGGATCATGATCGAAATCCCGAGCGCCGCGCTCATCGCCGACGCCCTCGCGAAAGAGGTGCGTTTTTTCGGCATCGGCACGAACGATCTGATCCAGTACGCGCTCGCCGTCGATCGTGGCAACGAAAACGTGGCGGAGCTCTACCGCCAGACGCACCCGGCCGTTTTGCGACTGGTGAAAATGGCGGTCGACGCCGCGGGCAAGGCGGGCATCCAGGCCTTCATGTGCGGCGAGATGGCCGGCGATATCCAGATGACCATGCTGCTCATCGGCCTTGGCGTTCGGCACCTTTCCTCGAATCCACCCGCGCTGTTGCGCGTCAAGAAGCTGCTTCGGCGAATCGACGTCGCGCGCGCCGAACGCTTTGCCGCGCAAGTGATGGCGCTCGATACCGTGGAGGAAATCGGCGCCTTCATGGCCGCGGAACTAATGCGTGAGTATCCTGACGTTTTCGACCAATACAATTGGACGATTCGATAA